The DNA window CAGGAACGGCTGATCCGTACTCATAACTGAGCAGCCTCAAGCAAGCGACTGGCCCGCTGCTCGATCCGCTGCAGGACTTCGAAGGTCACGGCAAGGTCTTCGCCCGAGATGTCCTTCAACAGATAGGCCCGGACGCGACGCAACACGCGGTTGATCTCGTCGGCCCTTCTCTCGCCCAGCGCCGTGAGATGCAGCATTTTGGCCCGCCGGTCGGTTGGGTCTTCGCGGCGTTCCACCAATCCTTCAGCCTGCAGCAGATCGATCAGCCGCACCAGAGAAGGCCCTTCGATCCCCATCTCATCAGCCAGCACGCCTTGCCGGACGCATTTTCCGCGGCGCGACAGAATCATCAGGGGAATTGCCGTCGCCTCCGACAAATTATGCGCGGCAAGCGCTTGATCCGCCTCGCGCCGCCACAGCCGTCCGATCCGCGAGATCAGAAGGCCGATTTCAGCATGGATGCTTGCCTGGGAGGGAGCCATGCGAAATTAGATAGCATCCTAATCATTAGGTTACAACTATGTAGGATGAAATAGGTCGATAATCACGAAAAAGCGACGTCGGGAGGTCGCGTCATGAAACACTGCCTGATCCAAACATGTCCCGCGCGTCACGCCGGACCCACGTCATGACGACGCCAGACCATTTCCCCATTGCCAGCCGCACCCAGATCCTTGCGCTGCTTCCGACATTCATCGTCGTCGCGGTCGACGCCACAGGAATGGGAATCATCCTGCCGCTGCTGCCGTTCTATTCGCAGCGGCTCGGCGCCACCCCGTTCATCGTCGGGTCTCTGATCTCCGTCTATGCCCTGTGCCAGCTGGTTGCCGGACCCGTGGTCGGGACGCTGTCAGACAGATACGGACGCAGGCGTGTGCTGATCGTCAGCCAGATCGGGACCCTGGCCGGCTTCGTGCTGCTTGCGTCGGCCAACAGCCTGACACTGGTCTTCCTGGCACGGATCATCGACGGGCTGACCTCGGGCAACATCTCGGTCGCGCATGCCTATGCGGCCGAGCACAGCGAACCGAGGGCGCGCAAGCAGGCACTTGGCACAACCAGTGGTGCAATCGGAACAGGCTTGCTGGTCGGTCCGGCCCTGTCCGGATTTCTGGTCCAGTTCGGGGTCACGGCGCCGATCTGGGCCGCCGCGGCGCTGTCGCTGATCAGCATCGCTGCCACGATCAAGCTGCTTCCATCGGACTGCCCGGCGTCCGGAGTACTTGACACTCGACGCGACATCGAGCTCACCCTAGAGCCGAAGGCTGCACGCGTATTGCTGCTGATGCCGTATGCCTGGGGCCTGCTCGGCCTGCTGATTTTGTTTTTCTTCGCCAACTCGATGTTCATATCCCAGGTTGCGCTGTTCCTTTCGGCCCGCTTCAGCTGGCAGGGGCATCCTTTCGGGGCCAGGGAACTCGGCGCCGTGTTCGCTTACGCCGGCTTTATCAATATCATCGTCCAGGGCCTGTTGATCACCCAGGCCAGTCGTTTCACGTCCGACAGAACCCTCGTCGTGGTTGCCTTCGTGATCATGAGCGCGGGATTTTCCGGACTAGCCATCGTGGGCCGGACTGGCCTTCTTGCCGTCCTCCTGACGCTGATCATCCTCGGCACGACGTTTATTCGAACAACGCTCACGGCGGAATTATCGCGCAGCGTCCCACCGCATCGTCAAGGCATGATCATGGGCCTCAATCAGTCGCTGATGTCCGGCGCCAACATCTTCGCGCCACTCGTGAGCGGCGCACTGATCGATCGCCGGTTATACGCCACATGGGCATTATCGATGGCCGCCACCGCAGCGTGCGGCGCCATCGCGGCCACGGGATTGCTCGCGTCGTCCCGCCCTGAGACTGCTAGTCTGGACAAACCTCACGCCCATCCAGAGCCAATCTAACAGCGGCTGCGCCTCCCCCGTTACAGTTGGAGAAAGCCGTCGCTGGCCTTCCGGCGTCAGTGGCCGTGTCGTTTTGTTTCTGCATCAGGTCCAAGCAAATCCGCATTACGGTACCGAACTACGTGATTTCCAATCTGATCGAGCGTCACGAAAAACGGGCACCGTGGTGCCCAACAATGACCGAGTTTGGCGCTCCCGAAGAGATTCGAACTCCTGCCCCAAATTCTTTATTAAGCCCCGATTTTCTCTTCTATCTCAATCCGTAGTTTCCCAGAAAAGCTAAATCGGTCCCGGCGGTTAGACCGGGACGGTGAGTGAGTTATAACAAAAGTGGTTGCGGGGACACGCAACCACCGATACCGACACTCACTGATCGTGGCGGTCTGAAGCGGACAGTCCCCTACGTCCCGAACGCAGTGAACATCTTCTAAGTTGTTGATTTTTATTGCTGCGGCAGGTGTTTCCGCCACGTTTTGTTTATGGTCGTTTCACCCAATTCGTTGCGATTCCGTTGCGGCGTTCTCACGGAGACGACGGTCGCTGCGGCCCGGTTTGTCTCAGAAGCGCGTACCTTTGGACGACGATGTAGTGGTGACGGTCACAGGTCCTTTTCGGCGAGCTCGCGAAACTCGTCGGGAACGCAACGAGAGGTGCCCAGCGCCACCAAGCCGTATCCGATAGCATCCCATCCGAAGCGATCGCGGATCTTGTCGACGGCACGGTCGGCCGCCCATCTTGCCCTGTCTATTCTGCTGCCCGGGCGGCGGGGTTCATCTTGAAGTCCAAGCGGGAGTTCCAGCTCCGGATCCCAGTGCTCCCAAGATGCGAAACCGAGATCGCCAGCAGCGAGATGGTTTTCTCATCGGGGTGTTCTGCCAGAACGGCGCGCACCGGTTCCTCGGCAAGCGCAGCGAGGATCAGCAGCACCATCAGCCCGCCGGCGCCCTCGATCACTAACGGTCGCTCCCCGGTGTCCGGCACATCGAGCGAATCCGCGTCGATGCGAACTCCGTCAATTTCGGCGGAACGGTAGGGCGAAGCGGGCGTTCGAAGACGGTAAAGCTCCGGCACGATGCGATCGGCTGAGAGACTGCCCAGCCGTGCGACGAACTGGGTATCGATCTCTCCTTCCAAGCCGGCTTGAATCGATTTCCAATAGTTCGCGCCGAGGAGATCGGTGAGCCCCGCGGTAAAACCGTTTTTCCGACCCGGTATCTGTGCCTGTTACCACGATCCGGTTGGCGGCCGGTTTCCGCGGGTACCCGCCGACAAACCAGCAGCGTGTTCCTTCAAAATCTTGATGATCTGCCCCTCAGTGAACCTGCTCTTGCGCATCGCCCACCTCCTCGATGGAGAACAGACCCTAGAGCGGTTCACAGATTAATTGAATCGGGAGGGATTCCGTTGTCGAGCGGATTGTGATTCAAGATGCGGGCTGGATTGGAGGCCAGCATCGGATGGTCAAACCGCTCTCCAATGATCTGCGCAAGCGCGTCGTAGCGGCGGTGGCGAAGGGCGAGAGCAGCCGCGCGGTGGCCTCGCGTTTCGGCGTGGCCGTGTCTTCAGTGGTCAAGTGGTCGCAGCGTTACCGGGCGACCGGCTCGGTGAAGCCCGGCCAGATGGGTGGTCACCGCAAGCGGGGCTTGGAGCCGCACGGCGACTTCATCAGAGAGCGCATCAGGCAAACGCCGCATCTGACCCTGCACCGGCTGAAGGACGAACTGGCTGCGCGCGGGGTCCATGTCTCGCATAACGCGGTGTGGCTGTTCATGCGCCGCGAGGGGCTGCGATTCAAAAAAAACGCTGTTCGCACTTGAGCAAGGCCGTTCCGACGTCGCACGCCGTCGGCAACGCTGGCGATCGTGGCAGGCCCGCCTTGATCCTTCCCGCCTCGTCTTCATCGATGAGACCTGGATCAAGACCAATATGGCTCCGCTGCGGGGATGGGGCACAAGAGGCGAACGGATACGAGGCTTTGCGCCGCATGGCCGCTGGCGCACGCTGACCTTCCTCGGCGCGCTGCGCTGCGACAGCTTCACCGCGCCTTGCCTGTTCGATGGACCGATCAACGGCGAATGCTTCCGCGCTTATGTCGAGCAGATCCTTCTGCCTTCGCTCAAGCCTGGCGACATCGTCGTTATGGACAATCTCGGCAGTCACAAAGCGGCCGCGCTGCGCCGTCTCATCAAGGCCGCCGGCGCACGGCTCTGGTATTTGCCGCCTTATTCGCCCGACCTCAATCCGATCGAGCAGACCTTTGCAAAGATCAAGCACTGGATGCGATCCGCCCAGAAACGCACCATCGACGACGTCTGCCAGCACATCGCCAGCCTCGTCACAACCATATCCCCTGCCGAATGCAGCAACTACTTCGTAAACGCAGGTTACGCTTCCATCAAAACGTGAAACGCTCTAGCGCATGCGACGGGTGGCAGGCTGTCCGCCTATGCAGCCACCGAGGCGCGACCGATACGCTCGTCGAGCACTTGGCTTCGGCCTTGGGCGGCCGTGGCATTCGTGTCAACGGCGTCGCGCCAGGCGTGGTTGACACCGACACGTCCAACTCGGAGCGATGCCGGTCGTGAGTTCACGTTGGGCATGCAGGCGCTCAACGCATCGCCGAGCCTGATGATATAGCCGCCGCCATCGCATTTCTCGCCTGAGACGAGGCTCGGTGGATCACCGGCAACACGTTGCGCGTCGATGGCGGCTCGAAGCTCTGAGTTCTGCTTTCAAACGGTCGGTTCTCGCTGTCCGACGGGACAGACGAAAGGCAGGAGGTCGGCCTACGTCTCCACCAGCCTGCCGCCCTCAACGATGATCTGCCTGAGCAGTCGCGTCAGGATCAGCATATCGCTCCGTGACATGTTGGCAAATAGCCGGTCGTTCACCGCACGGAGCGAGGGCGCCATATCCTGGATTAGCTTCGCGCCCCTTTCCGTTAGCGCGATTTTTATGGCGCGAGCGTCGTCGGGATCGGGAAGTTTTGTGAGAAGCCGCGCCTTTACCAGCTTGCCCACATCAGCCGTAACATTGGACGCCGACACGTGGAGGTGATCGGCGAGGCGCCGGATGCTGGGGCTGGAATTGAGTTTCGCGACGGCCATCATCACGGCTAGCTCGGTGGATGAAAGTCCGAATGGCTTTGCCGTCGAGCGGCGCAATGTCTGCATCGTCGCTGCGGCGGCGAAGATGTCGGACATGAAATCGCGGAACGCGCGCTCGTCGCCTTCCGTGGCTAACGCCCTGATTCCGACCGAGCGGGCGTCGACGCTCAGTTTGCGTGCAACCTTCTTTGTTTTCGACATTTCTCGATCTGTCTCACCAATCGAGATCACTTGTCCACGAAGGCGCGCTCGATTACGAATTGACCCGGGCGACTGGAATTGCCTTCCCGAAAACCCCATTCATCCATGATTTGACAGAAATCGGCAAGCATTAGCGGGCTGCCACACACCATAAATCGGTCGTCCTCAAGACGTGGCGGCGGCATCGCGATGGTCTGAAACAAGCTGCCATCGCGCATCCGGTCCGTGACCCGCCCCATATGGTCGAAGGGCTCGCGCGATACCATCGGCAGATAGATCAGTTTCTGCGCGATAACATCTCCGATCCACTCGTCAGCCCGCAAATCTGAGGTCAGAAGATCGCGATAAGCCAGTTCGTCGACCGTGCGGCAATTGTGAATTAATACAATGTGCTCGTGCTGATCATACACCTCAGGATCGCGAATGATGCTCATGAAGGGCGCAAGACCCGTCCCGGTGGACACCAAATAGAGCCTTCGCCCGGGGATCAGGTTCGACGTCAGCAACGTACCTGACGATTTGGCACCGAGCAGCAACCCATCCCCCGGCTGGATCAGCTTCAGCCGCGAGGTCAGCGGTCCATCGGGCACCTTGATGCTGAGGAATTCCAGCGTTTCGGCGTAACTGGGGCTCACCATACTGTAAGCGCGCATGATTTGCGCGTCGCCGGTGCGTAGTCCGATCATCGCAAACTGTCCGCTGACAAACCGGAAGCCGGGATCGCGCGTCGCGGTGAAGGAAAACAGCCGTTCGGTCCAGTGATAGACACTGAGTATCTTGCATTCTCTGATGTTTGACATGCTCGTTCCGTCAACTTCTCAACCGATCTGAGGCTTTAGATATTTCTCGAACTTGTCCGGCTGCCTGGCGAACAATTCGGCCTGCGGCATCGGCTCGGACTTGACCGTCACCGCGGGCCATTCGCCGGATAGCCGTGCGTTGAGGTCCTTCCACCTGGCGCCGTCGGGATGCGTATCGGGCTTGATAGCCTCTACCGGACATGCCGGCTCGCAGACCGCACAGTCGATGCAGATCTCCGGATCGATCACCAGCATCTCGGCACCTTCGCGGAAGCAATCGACCGGGCAGACTGTAACGCAATCGGTGTATTTGCAGCGGATGCATTGTTCGGTGACGACGTAGGTCATGCGCGCCTCAGCTCAATGCCGTGCATTCGATCTCGACATCGAACGGTGCGGGCCAGGAGCCAACGACAACGAAGGTTCGCGCCGGCGGCGCGCCCGGAAAGAATTTTCCGTAGATTTCGTTGATCGTTGTGAAATAGGCGGCATTGGTCACATAGACCGTGCAGCGCACGACTTTATCGAATGACGAGCCTGCGGCCTTGAGGCAAAGCCCGATGTTCTCCATCACGCGCCGCGTTTGAGCCGCGACGTCCTGAACGGAGAAGGTTCCCGTGTCGGGGTCCAGTGGCGGGATACCCGAGACGAATACCAGCCCATTGGCCTTGACCACGAACGACACCGGCGTGGTCGATGATTTGCTCCATCCCGAGAATTCCGGGACGTCAACGATCTGCTTTTCCATTTTTCTTTCTCTCTAGTGAATCAAACCGAGCGTTTCAGCGATGGCGCCGGACGATGACAATTCGTCAAATCTGCCGGAATGAACGATCCGTCCCTTTTCCATGAGATGGATCCGATCGCAGACAGCCTCGCCAAGCAGTAGACTTTGTTCGACCAGCAGCACGCCATAACCCGCCGATGCCAGCCGCTTCGTGACTTCCGCGATGCGCTCGACCATCGCAGGCATCAGTCCTTCGGTCGGCTCGTCCATCATCAGGAACCGGCAATTCGTCGCCAGACTCCGCATCAGCGAAACCAGCTGCTGCTGGCCGCCGCTCAACCGACCCGCCGGTCGTGACAGCAGGTCCTTCAGTTCGGGCACCATGCCGACGATCTCGTCGAGATCGCGCGCCTTTGGCACCGAATAAGCCGCAACCCTGTAATTCTCCTCGACCGTCAGGTCGCGAAACACCCGCACGCCCTGAGGCATATAACCGAGACCGCTGCGCGCACGATGGTCGGCGGGGATCCCGCTAAAATCCTCGCCGTCGAGAAAGATTCCGCCGATGACCCTGGGCCCAAGGCCCATGGCCGACTGCAATAGCGTGGTCTTGCCAACGCCGTTTCGTCCGAACAGACCAACGACGCAACCGGATTCAACCGTGATCGACACGCCCTGAAGGACATGCGCCTTTCCGTAATAGGCGTGCAGGTCAGTGAGCGAAAGCGCTGCCAAGATAGGCCTCCTGCACCTTCGCGTTGTTCCTGATGCTGTCCGGCCCGCCTTCCGCCAGCACGGCGCCGTTGGCCAGGACCGTGATCGTGTCAGCGGTTCCCATGACGACCTTCATGTCGTGCTCGACAAGCATGATGGCGCAGCTCGATCTTAACCTGGTATTGATGAGCTCGATGAATTGTTGCGTCTCCGCGGGACTCATTCCCGCGGTCGGCTCGTCCAGCAGCATCAGCCGCGGCCTCAGCGAGGCCGTCACCGCCAGCTCGACCAGCCGCTGATCGCCGTGGGAGATTTCGGCGACCTGCCTGCCTGCAAGACGCGTGAGATTGAACAGCTCAAGCATCCTGTCACGATATTCTCTTGGCGAAATGGCATCTGTCATTCTCGCCTTCGAGAATTTCGACGCCGCCCGACAGGCCACCACGATGTTCTCGGCGACGGTGAGCGACGGATAAAGGCTCGCGATCTGGTACGTCCTGGCCATCCCTTCCCGGACGATGCTATGCGGCGCCGCGCGGGAAATATCCCTTCCGGCAAGCGACACACGGCCCGACGTCGGCGCATAGATGCCGGTAACGACATTGATGAAGGTCGTTTTACCCGCACCATTCGGCCCGATCACGGCTCGCACCTCGTTGGCTCCGATCGACGTCGTGACGCCTCTCAGAACTTCATGGTTGCCGAAGCTCTTCCTGACGTCACGCACCGTGAGCAATACCGATGCCGAGGTGTCGCTCATCGCGTCATCGCAGCCGTCGGGCTGTACATGGTGTCGCCGGCGGCGATCTTGTTGACCACGCGCATGTGCCCGGACTGCACCTGCAGGATATAGACGTCCGCGAAGGCCTGTTGATCCGCAGAGCGAACCGTCAGATTGGGACGAAGGAACATTTCACCGGTCGGCATCGCCGGATTCGCCACGGTCCAATTGGAGAGCTTGATGCCGTCGGCACGCGAGGCCCAACCCGATCCTTCGATCGCGCGCTTCATGAAGGAGACGCATTCCCAGCAACTCACGGCGCTGGGCAACATCACGTAGTCGTCGCCCTCGACCGAGCGGCCGGTCGGGCCGATGCCGATTTCGGTGAATGCCGTCCGCGTCGCATCCGCGTTCGGATAATCGGACAGCTCCCACGGCACCTCGTCGAACGCGTAGAGCCCGTCGACCGATTTTCCCATCTTAAGAACGTCGAACAGGTTGGTCGTGCTGGAGACGGCGAATTTCGGCTTGGCGCCGACCCCGACCGTCACCAGCGCGGGATAGACGCGTACCGAGTCCGGTCCCCACAGCGCGGTCAGGATGCCATCGACCGAGCGATCCAGCTTCAGCAGAAATGGCAACGGATCGGACACATTCGGCGGCAGCGCGATCGATTGAACGACCTCTCCTCCCACCGACTGCAGCGCTGCGGTGAACGCGTCGCGCTGGGAATGGCCGAACGCGATGTCGGAGAGCACGATGCTCCACTTCTTCCCGATCTTGTCGATCATCCATTTCTGCGAAGCCCGTGCGGCAATCGAGCTGTTGGCGACGAAACGGTACAGATAAGGATTGGCCGTCTCGGTCGTGATCGAATCGGTGCGCGACAGCGGCAGGTAGACCACGCTCGCGTCCTTGGCGATCGGGACGCTTGCGACGCCAATGCCGCCAGAGCCCGAACCGACGACGAAATCACAAGCGTCTTCCTGGATCAGTTGCTGCAGCCGCCGGATGCCAACATCGGTTTTGGTTTCGGTATCGACGCTGACCACCTTGATCGGTCGACCAGCTATTCCGCCTCGCTTGTTGTGCCAGTTGGCCGCGGCTACGACGGCGCGCTGCTCCCAAAGGCCATCATGCGCCAGGGCGCCAGTGAGATCGCCCTGAATGCCGAGCACGATCGGATTGCCGGAATCGGTGCCTCCAAAGGCACGGGAAGACAGGCTTGCCGCAAGGCCCATGCCCGCGGTGGCTTTGATGAAGGAGCGGCGTGACGTCCGAAATTCACTTCTTTTCATCTGCTACTCTCCTGGGGATAAGGCGACGACGTCATCGTTTGCTTGGAAGGATGCATGCGCATCGCCGGATTCGGCCGGATTAGTGCCCACATCGGCGAAACGATCGAACAGGCCAATGACGCCGCGCGGAAACAGCAGCGCTGTTCCGATCAGCAATGCGCCGACGAGCGCATCGACATACCGGATGACGCCGGATGCGAGCTCGACGGTCGGGTAGATGACGATGATGCCGATCAGCGCCCCGAACGGAGAGCCGAGGCCGCCGACCGTCGCCCACAGCACGGCATTAAGCGAAAGCAACGGATCGAACAACGCCGTCGAGACATGGCCGATTAGCATGCAATATGCCGCACCCCCGAAGCCGCTGATCGCAGCGGACACGGCAAAGACCACGATGCGTCTCAATTCGACGTTGAAGCCAAGCTGCGAGCTGCGGATCCCGTTCTCGCCGACCGCGCGCATCACGATCCCGAAAGGTGTCGCCCGCAGCAACAGATACGCCAGCAGATAGAGCGCCGCCGGAACCAGCACCAGATAATAGGTCTCGATGCTGACGCCGATCGACGCCGGCGCGCCGAACAGCGAAACCTTGTGCCTGAGTGTCAGGCCGTCCTCGCCACCGGTATAGTTCGTGAGCGAATTGGCCAGCAACAGGCTGATCGCGCCGATCGCCAGCGTGCCGACGACCGCGGAATGAATGCCCTTCATGCGCACGACGAGGACCGCCGTCGGCATCCCCGCCGCCGAGCACACCAGCGCACTGCCAAGCAGAACCAAAATCAGTTCCGATGTCACGTACTGGCAAAGATAAAACGCGCAGTAGGCACCAAGGGCGAAGAAACTACCGGTGCAGAACGACAAGACGCGTCCGAAGCTGTGGCTCATCTCCAGCGCCAGCGCGATGTAGAGAAACGCCAGCATCTGCGCGGTGACGAAGATGGCGTAGCGACTTGAAACCGCCGGCAGCAGCGCCAGCACGCCGAGAAGAAGGATGCCAACTCCGGTGCCGAGATGGCCGAGCAGAGGGTGCTTACGCATGCCGCCCTCCGAAGATTCCATTTGGCCAGATCACCAGCAACGGCAGCAGCACGACCAGCGAGATCACCTCGGCTGCGGTCGGCTCCACAAAGGTAGCCGCGATGCCCCTCACCACGCCGAGCGCAATCGCCACGGTCACGGTGCCGAGCAGATTCTTGGCCCCACCGACGACGACCACGATGAAGCCGGTCCCCAGGATGGTAAGCCCCATCTGGAACTGCGCGCTTGCGATGGGCGTCACCAGCGCGCCGGCCAAAGCGGCGAGGAACGTGCCGAGGATGACCGTGATGCAGTTTACGCGCCGGGGCGAGACACCCGCGATCAATGACAAGTCGCGAGATT is part of the Bradyrhizobium canariense genome and encodes:
- a CDS encoding ABC transporter substrate-binding protein; protein product: MKRSEFRTSRRSFIKATAGMGLAASLSSRAFGGTDSGNPIVLGIQGDLTGALAHDGLWEQRAVVAAANWHNKRGGIAGRPIKVVSVDTETKTDVGIRRLQQLIQEDACDFVVGSGSGGIGVASVPIAKDASVVYLPLSRTDSITTETANPYLYRFVANSSIAARASQKWMIDKIGKKWSIVLSDIAFGHSQRDAFTAALQSVGGEVVQSIALPPNVSDPLPFLLKLDRSVDGILTALWGPDSVRVYPALVTVGVGAKPKFAVSSTTNLFDVLKMGKSVDGLYAFDEVPWELSDYPNADATRTAFTEIGIGPTGRSVEGDDYVMLPSAVSCWECVSFMKRAIEGSGWASRADGIKLSNWTVANPAMPTGEMFLRPNLTVRSADQQAFADVYILQVQSGHMRVVNKIAAGDTMYSPTAAMTR
- a CDS encoding RidA family protein; the encoded protein is MEKQIVDVPEFSGWSKSSTTPVSFVVKANGLVFVSGIPPLDPDTGTFSVQDVAAQTRRVMENIGLCLKAAGSSFDKVVRCTVYVTNAAYFTTINEIYGKFFPGAPPARTFVVVGSWPAPFDVEIECTALS
- a CDS encoding IS630 family transposase (programmed frameshift); protein product: MVKPLSNDLRKRVVAAVAKGESSRAVASRFGVAVSSVVKWSQRYRATGSVKPGQMGGHRKRGLEPHGDFIRERIRQTPHLTLHRLKDELAARGVHVSHNAVWLFMRREGLRFKKTLFALEQGRSDVARRRQRWRSWQARLDPSRLVFIDETWIKTNMAPLRGWGTRGERIRGFAPHGRWRTLTFLGALRCDSFTAPCLFDGPINGECFRAYVEQILLPSLKPGDIVVMDNLGSHKAAALRRLIKAAGARLWYLPPYSPDLNPIEQTFAKIKHWMRSAQKRTIDDVCQHIASLVTTISPAECSNYFVNAGYASIKT
- a CDS encoding branched-chain amino acid ABC transporter permease translates to MRKHPLLGHLGTGVGILLLGVLALLPAVSSRYAIFVTAQMLAFLYIALALEMSHSFGRVLSFCTGSFFALGAYCAFYLCQYVTSELILVLLGSALVCSAAGMPTAVLVVRMKGIHSAVVGTLAIGAISLLLANSLTNYTGGEDGLTLRHKVSLFGAPASIGVSIETYYLVLVPAALYLLAYLLLRATPFGIVMRAVGENGIRSSQLGFNVELRRIVVFAVSAAISGFGGAAYCMLIGHVSTALFDPLLSLNAVLWATVGGLGSPFGALIGIIVIYPTVELASGVIRYVDALVGALLIGTALLFPRGVIGLFDRFADVGTNPAESGDAHASFQANDDVVALSPGE
- a CDS encoding ABC transporter ATP-binding protein, which translates into the protein MAALSLTDLHAYYGKAHVLQGVSITVESGCVVGLFGRNGVGKTTLLQSAMGLGPRVIGGIFLDGEDFSGIPADHRARSGLGYMPQGVRVFRDLTVEENYRVAAYSVPKARDLDEIVGMVPELKDLLSRPAGRLSGGQQQLVSLMRSLATNCRFLMMDEPTEGLMPAMVERIAEVTKRLASAGYGVLLVEQSLLLGEAVCDRIHLMEKGRIVHSGRFDELSSSGAIAETLGLIH
- a CDS encoding MarR family winged helix-turn-helix transcriptional regulator, giving the protein MSKTKKVARKLSVDARSVGIRALATEGDERAFRDFMSDIFAAAATMQTLRRSTAKPFGLSSTELAVMMAVAKLNSSPSIRRLADHLHVSASNVTADVGKLVKARLLTKLPDPDDARAIKIALTERGAKLIQDMAPSLRAVNDRLFANMSRSDMLILTRLLRQIIVEGGRLVET
- the fdxA gene encoding ferredoxin FdxA codes for the protein MTYVVTEQCIRCKYTDCVTVCPVDCFREGAEMLVIDPEICIDCAVCEPACPVEAIKPDTHPDGARWKDLNARLSGEWPAVTVKSEPMPQAELFARQPDKFEKYLKPQIG
- a CDS encoding MarR family winged helix-turn-helix transcriptional regulator; protein product: MAPSQASIHAEIGLLISRIGRLWRREADQALAAHNLSEATAIPLMILSRRGKCVRQGVLADEMGIEGPSLVRLIDLLQAEGLVERREDPTDRRAKMLHLTALGERRADEINRVLRRVRAYLLKDISGEDLAVTFEVLQRIEQRASRLLEAAQL
- a CDS encoding MFS transporter, which produces MTTPDHFPIASRTQILALLPTFIVVAVDATGMGIILPLLPFYSQRLGATPFIVGSLISVYALCQLVAGPVVGTLSDRYGRRRVLIVSQIGTLAGFVLLASANSLTLVFLARIIDGLTSGNISVAHAYAAEHSEPRARKQALGTTSGAIGTGLLVGPALSGFLVQFGVTAPIWAAAALSLISIAATIKLLPSDCPASGVLDTRRDIELTLEPKAARVLLLMPYAWGLLGLLILFFFANSMFISQVALFLSARFSWQGHPFGARELGAVFAYAGFINIIVQGLLITQASRFTSDRTLVVVAFVIMSAGFSGLAIVGRTGLLAVLLTLIILGTTFIRTTLTAELSRSVPPHRQGMIMGLNQSLMSGANIFAPLVSGALIDRRLYATWALSMAATAACGAIAATGLLASSRPETASLDKPHAHPEPI
- a CDS encoding ABC transporter ATP-binding protein, with protein sequence MSDTSASVLLTVRDVRKSFGNHEVLRGVTTSIGANEVRAVIGPNGAGKTTFINVVTGIYAPTSGRVSLAGRDISRAAPHSIVREGMARTYQIASLYPSLTVAENIVVACRAASKFSKARMTDAISPREYRDRMLELFNLTRLAGRQVAEISHGDQRLVELAVTASLRPRLMLLDEPTAGMSPAETQQFIELINTRLRSSCAIMLVEHDMKVVMGTADTITVLANGAVLAEGGPDSIRNNAKVQEAYLGSAFAH
- a CDS encoding ferredoxin--NADP reductase; amino-acid sequence: MSNIRECKILSVYHWTERLFSFTATRDPGFRFVSGQFAMIGLRTGDAQIMRAYSMVSPSYAETLEFLSIKVPDGPLTSRLKLIQPGDGLLLGAKSSGTLLTSNLIPGRRLYLVSTGTGLAPFMSIIRDPEVYDQHEHIVLIHNCRTVDELAYRDLLTSDLRADEWIGDVIAQKLIYLPMVSREPFDHMGRVTDRMRDGSLFQTIAMPPPRLEDDRFMVCGSPLMLADFCQIMDEWGFREGNSSRPGQFVIERAFVDK